In a single window of the Desulfobacteraceae bacterium genome:
- a CDS encoding diadenylate cyclase — protein sequence MSTLAILRFIRFQDILDILFLSIVTYHLYIWFRDTKAFRALVGLLGLGLIFTAARAWGLFLTTWMFQILWQVLIILLIILFQPEIRQVLERFNPLKNLGWPKLPPPPEWADRLAEACFAMACLRIGALLIIERSNRVDELITGGIPLEAPPRPELLLSIFQKESPLHDGAVVVRQGQIVETACFLPLSAAENLPSHLGTRHRAALGISERCDAWTVVVSEERGQVSLAREGQLIPMTSAGELSRELSAACIATAAPQVSKLHWVRQLLTRRWRLKLGSLALVSVLWLLLAGQQDFEVSFRVPVEINSLSAELEIVDPVKPEIQVTVRGLRKDAGTLKPRDIRVRLDLREAAAGTQSFRIFQNLITLPGRQLDVVRIQPAELTLTLGPKSAPAGETGVPAAETAVPTAQ from the coding sequence ATGTCAACCCTGGCGATCCTGCGCTTTATCCGTTTCCAGGACATCCTGGACATCCTCTTTCTCAGCATCGTGACCTACCACCTCTACATCTGGTTTCGCGACACCAAGGCCTTCCGGGCGCTGGTGGGTCTGCTGGGGCTGGGGCTGATTTTCACCGCGGCCCGCGCCTGGGGTCTTTTTCTCACCACCTGGATGTTCCAGATTCTCTGGCAGGTGCTGATCATCCTGCTGATCATCCTGTTCCAGCCGGAAATCCGGCAGGTGCTGGAACGCTTCAACCCCCTCAAAAACCTGGGGTGGCCCAAGCTGCCGCCGCCGCCGGAATGGGCCGACCGCTTGGCGGAAGCCTGTTTCGCCATGGCCTGCCTGAGGATCGGGGCGCTGCTGATCATCGAACGCTCAAACCGCGTGGATGAGCTGATCACCGGCGGTATTCCCCTGGAGGCCCCACCGCGGCCGGAGCTGCTGCTCAGCATTTTTCAGAAGGAATCCCCGCTGCACGACGGGGCGGTGGTGGTGCGCCAGGGGCAGATCGTGGAGACGGCCTGTTTCCTGCCCTTGAGCGCGGCGGAAAATCTGCCATCCCATCTGGGGACCCGCCATCGGGCGGCCCTGGGGATCAGCGAGCGCTGCGATGCCTGGACGGTGGTGGTCTCCGAGGAGCGCGGCCAGGTGTCCCTTGCCCGCGAGGGGCAGTTGATTCCGATGACCAGCGCGGGGGAACTTTCCCGGGAGCTTTCAGCGGCCTGCATCGCCACCGCCGCACCGCAGGTGTCGAAACTGCATTGGGTGCGCCAGTTGCTGACCCGGCGCTGGCGGCTCAAACTGGGAAGCCTGGCCCTGGTCAGCGTCCTGTGGCTGCTTCTGGCCGGCCAGCAGGATTTCGAAGTCAGCTTCCGGGTGCCGGTGGAAATCAACAGCCTGTCCGCCGAATTGGAAATCGTCGATCCGGTCAAACCCGAAATACAGGTGACCGTCCGCGGCCTGCGCAAAGATGCCGGCACCCTCAAGCCCCGCGACATCCGCGTGCGGCTGGATCTCCGCGAGGCTGCTGCGGGCACCCAGAGCTTCCGCATTTTTCAGAACCTGATCACCCTGCCTGGCCGGCAGCTGGATGTGGTCCGGATCCAGCCGGCGGAACTCACCCTGACCTTGGGGCCAAAGTCCGCTCCCGCGGGGGAAACGGGTGTGCCGGCGGCGGAAACCGCCGTGCCAACTGCGCAGTGA
- a CDS encoding response regulator, producing the protein MSKPLQILLLDDEAIVGKRLKPALTKVGCEVEVFQEPIPALGRINEKTFDIVVTDIRMDEMDGMQVLEHVLAKSPDTRVIMITGYAMIALAREAMEKGAFDFIAKPFKPDDLRKVIAKAADALGKPIDFTPADQAS; encoded by the coding sequence ATGTCCAAACCGTTGCAGATTCTGTTGCTTGACGATGAAGCCATCGTGGGGAAACGCCTCAAACCGGCCTTGACCAAGGTGGGCTGCGAGGTTGAAGTGTTCCAGGAGCCCATCCCGGCCCTGGGGCGGATCAATGAAAAGACGTTCGATATCGTGGTCACGGATATCCGCATGGACGAAATGGACGGCATGCAGGTTTTGGAGCATGTTCTAGCCAAATCACCCGATACTAGGGTAATCATGATTACCGGCTATGCCATGATCGCCCTGGCACGGGAGGCCATGGAGAAAGGCGCCTTTGATTTCATCGCCAAGCCGTTCAAGCCCGACGACCTGCGCAAGGTCATCGCCAAAGCCGCCGACGCATTGGGAAAGCCCATTGATTTCACACCGGCTGACCAGGCGAGTTGA
- a CDS encoding cytidylate kinase family protein yields the protein MSIIIISSDSLDHAEQIAKGAAEAVGYQLLGPDLLGDIAAAHKLPVEKLQEALGANHSKWRRMRTKRRAQLLACIEAEVLSRLMADRIVCWGLAAHLYVEGVSHALKVRLLADTREQVKLVALQRDISEQRAEKVLQREKLKQAQWSQIAYNCDESDPSMYDLVINLAQINPDESIKTISGAVGYRKFQPMTYSTKNLAECALAAKVKTRLLENMNEVRVQVRDGRVVVTSKAFKRERQKKAAAIKEIAGGVEGVEFVEVHLINYVIREAAESFR from the coding sequence ATGTCCATTATCATAATTTCATCGGATTCCCTGGATCACGCCGAACAGATTGCCAAAGGAGCCGCCGAGGCGGTAGGCTACCAACTCTTGGGGCCCGATCTGCTCGGCGACATTGCGGCCGCCCATAAACTGCCTGTGGAAAAGCTGCAAGAGGCTCTGGGCGCCAACCATTCCAAATGGCGGCGCATGCGTACCAAGCGCCGGGCACAGTTACTGGCCTGTATCGAGGCTGAGGTTTTAAGCCGGCTCATGGCGGATCGCATTGTATGCTGGGGGCTGGCCGCTCATCTTTACGTCGAGGGCGTGTCCCATGCGCTCAAGGTGCGCCTGCTGGCAGATACCCGTGAGCAGGTCAAACTGGTTGCCCTGCAGCGCGACATATCCGAGCAGCGCGCCGAAAAAGTACTGCAGCGTGAAAAGCTCAAACAGGCGCAGTGGTCGCAGATTGCCTACAACTGCGATGAATCCGATCCATCCATGTACGACCTGGTGATCAACCTGGCGCAAATCAATCCGGATGAATCCATCAAAACCATATCCGGAGCGGTTGGGTATCGCAAGTTCCAGCCCATGACCTATTCCACCAAAAATCTGGCCGAATGCGCCCTGGCCGCCAAGGTCAAAACCAGGCTGCTCGAAAATATGAATGAGGTCCGCGTTCAGGTACGCGATGGCAGGGTGGTGGTGACCAGCAAGGCCTTTAAACGCGAGCGTCAGAAAAAGGCGGCCGCCATCAAAGAGATCGCCGGTGGTGTGGAGGGTGTTGAATTTGTGGAAGTCCACCTGATCAATTACGTCATTCGGGAAGCGGCCGAAAGCTTTCGCTAA
- a CDS encoding cytidylate kinase-like family protein, with the protein MAIITISRGSYSMGKIVAENVGQRLGYSVISRDLLLDASDRFHIPEIKLIRAIHDAPGILGRFSHSKQAYLAYIQSALTERVCSDNVVYHGLAGHILLKDIPGVLKVRITADMNYRVAREMKREGIGEQEARAILERDDQQRRKWTKSLHGVDPWDSSLYDLVIRIDRFKVDDAVDFICRATETEGFRTSEKTLQEIKDLALACRVKAEIVDDFPTLGVTCHYGNVIVYTKDKTHAAKLQKQLDAVRKTVSGIYNLEIHSSGSFPSDAV; encoded by the coding sequence ATGGCAATCATCACGATATCACGAGGCTCATATTCCATGGGCAAAATCGTAGCGGAAAACGTGGGCCAGCGGCTTGGCTACAGTGTCATCAGCCGGGATTTACTGCTGGATGCCAGCGACCGGTTCCATATCCCGGAGATCAAGCTCATCCGGGCCATCCACGATGCTCCGGGCATCCTGGGGCGCTTCAGTCACAGCAAACAGGCCTATCTGGCCTACATCCAGTCGGCCCTGACCGAGCGCGTCTGCAGCGACAACGTGGTCTACCACGGTCTGGCCGGCCATATCCTGCTAAAGGATATCCCAGGAGTGCTCAAGGTGCGCATTACCGCCGATATGAACTACCGCGTTGCCCGTGAAATGAAGCGCGAGGGCATCGGTGAACAGGAGGCCCGCGCGATCCTCGAGAGGGACGATCAGCAGCGGCGCAAGTGGACCAAAAGCCTGCATGGCGTCGACCCCTGGGACAGCAGTCTGTATGATCTGGTGATCCGCATCGACCGCTTCAAGGTGGACGACGCCGTGGATTTCATTTGCCGCGCAACCGAAACAGAAGGGTTCCGCACCTCGGAGAAGACCCTTCAGGAGATTAAGGATCTGGCGTTGGCCTGCCGGGTCAAGGCCGAGATCGTGGACGATTTTCCCACCCTGGGAGTGACCTGCCACTATGGCAACGTCATTGTGTACACCAAAGACAAGACCCATGCGGCCAAACTGCAGAAACAACTGGACGCCGTCCGTAAAACCGTCAGCGGTATCTATAACTTGGAAATCCACTCGTCCGGCAGTTTTCCCTCGGATGCCGTGTAG
- a CDS encoding HAMP domain-containing histidine kinase, whose amino-acid sequence MTQDSPPADATKANGSGSIQRVYDQMEIIDKARHALLARKRFSVKNQIYMANALVFIFALIIAVVLISNIYKIRNHMDFLEVVQEFMVEIQQARRYEKNFFLYKTNLDDALENIHLAKAIFSDNADQFTAILGHKEQQTFLHQLEAYAGLLEELKTVERNDFAKLTDPQFMGKIEIDLRQHGKNIITAAQGLMEEERAALSKTLDRKRDIHIVFLVILLFFLVANAYLLVSRIFKNLARFSGYAQRIAAGDFTPITPVRRYRDEFTDLSVAVNEMIKEIANREAALIQTHKMRAIGTLTAGVAHELNNPMNNIMLTVHMLMEDYASLSDEERLEMLKDAADETARAKNIVGNLLDFARESESTIQTLDLGKLLKETIHLAENQVRMSGIRIELQVTENLPSIHGDGQKLKQVFLNLILNAVDVSTRGGKIQVMALPYEKPDHVAVKIIDYGKGIRAHILPSIFDPFFTTKTKGKGTGLGLSVSQGIVAKHGGKILVSSEEGSGSIFTVVLPVTTFPRSIQGF is encoded by the coding sequence ATGACCCAGGATAGTCCGCCTGCCGATGCAACCAAGGCAAACGGTTCCGGCAGCATTCAACGCGTTTACGATCAGATGGAGATCATCGACAAGGCCCGCCATGCCCTGCTGGCGCGCAAGCGGTTCAGCGTCAAAAACCAGATTTACATGGCCAATGCCCTGGTATTTATCTTCGCGCTAATCATTGCCGTCGTTCTGATCTCCAACATTTACAAGATCCGCAATCATATGGATTTCCTGGAAGTGGTGCAGGAATTCATGGTGGAAATCCAGCAGGCCCGGCGTTACGAGAAAAATTTTTTCCTGTACAAAACCAACCTTGACGATGCCCTGGAGAACATCCATTTGGCCAAAGCTATTTTCTCCGACAACGCCGATCAGTTCACCGCCATTCTGGGTCATAAAGAACAGCAGACCTTTCTGCATCAACTGGAAGCCTACGCCGGCCTTCTGGAGGAGTTGAAAACCGTCGAACGCAACGATTTCGCCAAACTGACCGATCCGCAATTCATGGGAAAGATCGAAATCGATCTGCGCCAGCACGGCAAGAACATCATCACCGCCGCCCAGGGGCTGATGGAAGAAGAACGGGCAGCCCTCTCCAAGACCCTGGATCGCAAACGTGACATTCACATCGTCTTCCTGGTCATTCTGCTCTTCTTCTTGGTGGCCAATGCCTATTTACTGGTCAGTCGCATTTTCAAGAATCTGGCGCGCTTTTCCGGGTATGCGCAGCGCATAGCGGCCGGTGATTTCACCCCCATCACTCCGGTGCGGCGCTATCGGGATGAATTCACCGATCTTTCCGTGGCCGTCAACGAAATGATCAAGGAGATCGCCAACCGCGAAGCCGCCCTGATTCAGACCCACAAAATGCGCGCCATCGGGACGCTTACCGCCGGCGTGGCCCATGAGTTGAACAACCCCATGAACAACATCATGCTGACCGTTCACATGCTGATGGAAGATTACGCCAGCCTGTCGGACGAAGAGCGCTTGGAAATGCTCAAGGACGCGGCCGACGAAACCGCCCGGGCCAAGAACATCGTGGGCAATCTGCTTGACTTCGCCAGGGAGAGCGAATCAACCATCCAAACCCTCGACTTAGGGAAACTCCTCAAAGAAACTATCCACCTGGCGGAAAACCAAGTGCGCATGTCCGGCATCAGAATCGAACTGCAAGTCACCGAAAACCTGCCCTCAATCCACGGCGACGGCCAAAAGCTTAAGCAGGTGTTTCTCAATCTGATCCTCAATGCTGTGGATGTCTCAACCAGAGGCGGCAAAATCCAGGTCATGGCCTTGCCCTATGAAAAACCCGACCATGTGGCCGTCAAAATCATCGATTACGGCAAGGGCATTCGGGCCCACATCCTACCCTCGATCTTCGACCCCTTCTTCACCACCAAAACCAAAGGCAAGGGCACCGGACTTGGGCTGAGCGTGTCCCAGGGCATCGTGGCCAAACACGGCGGCAAAATCCTGGTCAGCAGCGAAGAAGGCAGCGGTTCCATCTTCACCGTTGTTCTGCCGGTAACAACCTTCCCGAGAAGTATCCAGGGGTTTTAG